Proteins encoded in a region of the Pseudomonas putida genome:
- the yidC gene encoding membrane protein insertase YidC encodes MDIKRTILIAALAVVSYVMVLKWNDDYGQAALPTQNTAASTVAPGLPDGVPAGNNGASADVPSANAESSPAELAPVALSKDLIRVKTDVLELAIDPVGGDIVQLNLPKYPRRQDHPDIPFQLFDNGGERVYLAQSGLTGANGPDARASGRPLYSAEQKSYQLADGQEQLVVDLKFSDNGVNYIKRFSFKRGEYDLNVSYLIDNQSGQAWSGNMFAQLKRDASGDPSSSTATGTATYLGAALWTASEPYKKVSMKDIDKGGLKENVSGGWVAWLQHYFVTAWIPAKSDNNVVQTRKDSQGNYIIGYTGPVISVPAGGKVETSAMLYAGPKIQSKLKELSPGLELTVDYGFLWFIAQPIFWLLQHIHSLLGNWGWSIIVLTMLIKGLFFPLSAASYRSMARMRAVAPKLAALKERFGDDRQKMSQAMMELYKKEKINPLGGCLPILVQMPVFLALYWVLLESVEMRQAPWMLWITDLSIKDPFFILPIIMGATMFIQQRLNPTPPDPMQAKVMKMMPIIFTFFFLWFPAGLVLYWVVNNCLSISQQWYITRRIEAATKKAAA; translated from the coding sequence ATGGATATTAAACGCACGATCCTGATCGCCGCGCTGGCAGTCGTGTCCTACGTCATGGTCCTGAAGTGGAACGATGACTACGGCCAGGCTGCCCTGCCGACTCAGAATACTGCTGCCAGCACTGTTGCTCCGGGCTTGCCCGATGGCGTGCCGGCCGGTAACAACGGTGCCAGCGCCGATGTACCGAGCGCCAACGCCGAATCGAGCCCTGCCGAACTGGCACCGGTCGCACTCAGCAAGGACCTGATCCGAGTCAAGACCGACGTTCTGGAACTGGCTATCGATCCGGTCGGTGGTGACATCGTCCAGTTGAACCTGCCGAAGTACCCACGCCGTCAAGACCACCCGGACATTCCGTTCCAGTTGTTCGACAACGGTGGTGAGCGTGTTTACCTGGCACAAAGCGGCCTGACCGGCGCCAACGGCCCGGATGCCCGCGCCAGCGGTCGCCCGCTGTATTCCGCCGAGCAGAAGAGCTACCAGCTGGCCGACGGCCAGGAACAACTGGTGGTCGACCTGAAGTTCAGCGACAACGGTGTCAACTACATCAAGCGCTTCAGCTTCAAGCGCGGTGAGTACGACCTGAATGTCAGCTACCTGATCGACAACCAGAGCGGCCAGGCCTGGAGCGGCAACATGTTTGCCCAGCTCAAGCGTGACGCCAGCGGCGATCCTTCTTCCAGCACCGCCACCGGTACTGCGACCTACCTGGGTGCAGCCCTGTGGACAGCTTCCGAGCCTTACAAAAAGGTCTCGATGAAGGACATCGACAAAGGTGGTTTGAAAGAAAATGTGTCCGGCGGCTGGGTTGCCTGGCTGCAGCACTACTTCGTCACCGCCTGGATTCCGGCCAAGTCGGACAACAACGTTGTTCAGACCCGCAAGGACAGCCAGGGTAACTACATCATTGGCTACACCGGCCCCGTAATCAGCGTGCCTGCTGGTGGCAAGGTCGAAACCAGCGCCATGCTGTACGCCGGCCCGAAGATTCAGTCCAAGCTGAAAGAGTTGTCCCCAGGCCTGGAACTGACCGTCGACTACGGCTTCCTGTGGTTCATCGCCCAACCGATCTTCTGGCTGCTGCAACATATCCACAGCCTCCTGGGTAACTGGGGCTGGTCGATCATCGTGCTGACCATGCTGATCAAAGGCCTGTTCTTCCCTCTGTCGGCTGCCAGCTACCGCTCCATGGCCCGTATGCGTGCCGTTGCACCTAAGCTCGCCGCCCTGAAGGAACGCTTCGGTGACGATCGCCAGAAGATGTCCCAGGCGATGATGGAGCTGTACAAGAAAGAGAAGATCAACCCGCTGGGCGGCTGCCTGCCGATCCTGGTACAGATGCCGGTCTTCCTGGCCTTGTACTGGGTACTGCTGGAAAGCGTGGAAATGCGCCAGGCTCCGTGGATGCTGTGGATTACCGACCTGTCGATCAAGGATCCGTTCTTCATCCTGCCGATCATCATGGGCGCCACCATGTTCATCCAGCAGCGCCTTAACCCGACGCCGCCGGATCCGATGCAGGCCA
- the yidD gene encoding membrane protein insertion efficiency factor YidD: protein MRKLALVPIQFYRYAISPLMANHCRFFPSCSCYAYEAIENHGLWRGGWLAVRRLGRCHPWNDGGFDPVPPAPSSRTSSIAE from the coding sequence ATGCGTAAACTGGCACTCGTTCCGATCCAGTTTTACCGTTACGCCATTAGTCCACTGATGGCCAATCACTGTCGTTTTTTCCCCAGTTGCTCCTGTTACGCATATGAAGCCATTGAAAACCATGGCCTCTGGCGTGGTGGGTGGCTGGCCGTTCGTCGCCTGGGGCGTTGTCATCCGTGGAATGACGGCGGTTTCGACCCCGTTCCACCCGCTCCTTCCTCCCGAACTTCTTCGATAGCCGAGTAA